The stretch of DNA CAGTTGCTTGGCGGCGAGGCCCCCGGTGATGCCGGAGCCGACAACGATGGCGTCAAAATCGTGATTGGTCATGGCTTTATCCAAAATCCACGGCGGTCCAGTCGCTGGACCAGGCGCGGTCGCCCTTGTGCAGAGGGATGTCATTGTCCCAGCGGCCGGGGACGGGGTCGTAACGCAGCTCCTTCGAGCCGCCTTCCTCGCTGGTGTAATAGCCGGTGAGGATCAGCGTCTTGATCGCGCGCCATGGCGAGGGTTGCGCGGGTGGCGGGCCAGCGGGGAAAGCCTCCGCATCCAGAGCCGCGAGCAAGGCGTGGCGCTGCGCCGGGGTCTGGGCCATGAAGTCGCCCTTGGCGCGGCGGTTCAGCTCCTGCTGCAGCCACAGGTCATGGCGCAGCGAGCCATCGGCGCGCAGCGGCCATCCGGCAGGCGCATCCTTCACCGGCGCGCGCGTGCCTTTCAGCCCATGCGCCAGTGCGAGGCTGAGGAAAGCCCCGGTGCCAACCTCGCCCGCACCCGCGGTGGTGGTGCGGGGGATCACCAACTGGCTGACCTCCTTGAGCATGGCGCTTTGCTGCGCGGTGGGCGCCTCTCCGGCAGGCAGAGCGGCCAGCAGGCGGCCCGGCGTGGTGCCCAATGCTGCGGCCCACAGGCCTGCCGCGCTGAGGAATTCGCGTCGGTTCCAGGGGGTCATGGCTGAAGTCCCATCAGCTTTTGGTTGAGCGCGCGATCGGCGCCGGATTTGGCGAAATCGTCGAAGGCATGGGGCGTGGTGCGGATGATATGTTGCGCGATAAAGGGCGCGCCTTCTGCCGCGCCATCCTCGGGATGCTTGAGGGCGCATTCCCACTCCAGCACGGCCCAGCCGGCATAGTCATACTGCGCCATCTTGCTGAAGATCTGCGTGAAATCGACCTGCCCATCGCCCAGCGAGCGGAAGCGTCCCGGCCGGTCCACCCAGCTCTGATAGCCGCCATAGACGCCGCTGCGGCCATTGGGGCGCAGCTCGGCATCCTTCACATGGAAGCATTTGATGCGCTCGTGATAGATGTCGATAAAGGCCAGATAATCGAGATGCTGCAGCACGAAATGGCTGGGATCATAGAGAATGTTCGCGCGCGGATGATTGCCCACGCGGTCGAGGAACATCTCGAAGGTCACGCCATCGTGCAGATCTTCGCCGGGATGCAGTTCGAAGCCGATGTCGACGCCATTGTCCTCATAGACATCGAGGATCGGCTTCCAGCGGCGGGCCAGCTCATCGAAAGCGTCTTCCACCAGACCGGCGGGACGCTGCGGCCAGGGATAGACATAGGGCCACGCCAGCGCGCCGGAGAAGCTAGCATGGGTGGTCAGTCCCAGACGGCGTGAGGCCACTGCCGCCAGCTTCACCTGCT from Novosphingobium sp. encodes:
- a CDS encoding gluconate 2-dehydrogenase subunit 3 family protein, with protein sequence MTPWNRREFLSAAGLWAAALGTTPGRLLAALPAGEAPTAQQSAMLKEVSQLVIPRTTTAGAGEVGTGAFLSLALAHGLKGTRAPVKDAPAGWPLRADGSLRHDLWLQQELNRRAKGDFMAQTPAQRHALLAALDAEAFPAGPPPAQPSPWRAIKTLILTGYYTSEEGGSKELRYDPVPGRWDNDIPLHKGDRAWSSDWTAVDFG
- a CDS encoding sugar phosphate isomerase/epimerase, whose translation is MRTIKGPGIFLAQFLGDTAPFNTLSGLADWAAGLGYKGLQIPADRRLFDLEKAADSQAYCDDIKGMLADKGLEITELSTHLQGQLVAVHPAFDPQFDGFAAPHVRGNPAARQAWAVEQVKLAAVASRRLGLTTHASFSGALAWPYVYPWPQRPAGLVEDAFDELARRWKPILDVYEDNGVDIGFELHPGEDLHDGVTFEMFLDRVGNHPRANILYDPSHFVLQHLDYLAFIDIYHERIKCFHVKDAELRPNGRSGVYGGYQSWVDRPGRFRSLGDGQVDFTQIFSKMAQYDYAGWAVLEWECALKHPEDGAAEGAPFIAQHIIRTTPHAFDDFAKSGADRALNQKLMGLQP